The genomic window TAGATTGGGAATTTATCAATAGTACAGAGTTGAATGATCATGCAAGTATAGTCGGTCAGGCCAAGTTTGAAGGAGACCAATCTGGTGAGATGGTGATAACTCTATCAAAGGTCAATGATAAGTGGCTGGTTGAGAACTTTGCAATTACGCTAAAATAGCTCAACGAATATAGCATTAGAGCCTTACCGAGATTCATCCGAAAGATGGATCCCCCGTAAGCTCTTCGAGCTTCGGAGGATGACGATACAAGGGAGGGTCGGAGGATGACAATAAAGAGCCTCCGGACAATCGGAGGATGACAAGACGGGGGAGGATTGCGGAGGATGACAAAAAGAAGGGTCGGGTTCCAAAGGTGGCAGAAGAAGGTTAGAGAAGGCTTGGATGGTGGTAAGAAATGGGTGAGGCCTTTGGAGGGATAAAAATAATAAGGTAGAGAGGGGCATTATTTTGGTCATAGGATAGGTTTGCTATATGATATAGGTAATGGCTTATATTATTTCCAAGTCTGATTATATGCTCTGGCTCAAACATCCAGCTTGGCTCTGGCTCAAGAAGCATCGTCCTAAATCATTACCACCAATTGACCAAAATACCCAAGCCCTATTTGATGCAGGGCATCTTTTTGAGGAATATGCAGAAGAACTATTTGATAATCCGATTAAGCTAGGGTTCAATTCCTATCATGAATATTTAAGTTTACCTGATCGGACTAAGTTGGCATTGGAGAATCCAGATAAGGTGATTTTGCAAGGAAGGATTGAAGTAGAACAATTGACTTGTATTTTTGATGTATTGGAGCCAAACAATTTCGGTCAATATAATCTCTATGAGATCAAGTCGAGTACTCAACCCAAGCAAGAACACTATCAAGATCTGGCTTTTCAGAAACAAGTTCTTGAGAGTAAGGGGATAATGATTGATAAGATTTTTATCATTCATCTCAACAGTTTTTTTGTCAGGAAGCGAGAAAAGATTGATCCTAAGAAGTTAACCAAGGTCGTCGAAGTTACAGATCAGGTAGCTAAGCTTGGCCAGTCTACCATTGACAATATCCAATTGGCCAGACAAACGATTAATATATCAGAGGCTCCGAGTTTGTCACCCGCCAATGCTAGCAAGCAAGGGCTAAGGGACTGGTTGGATATTTATAAATATCTCAATCCAGATCTATCAGAGGATAGTATCTACAATTTGTATGGTATTAGTTTGGAGCAGATACAGTCAGCTGAAAGTTCGGGCGTGACTAAGATTAAAGATCTTGATCCATCTAAACTGATTCGATCTAAACAACGACAACAATATCAAGCTAGCCAACAGGTTGATCCGGTGATTAATCTTGATAAGATCAAAGATTTTTTGGAGCAAATAGTTTTTCCGCTTTATTTCTTGGATTATGAGACTATGGGCTCAATCATCCCTATTCTGAATGGCACTAAACCTTATCAACAGATACCCTTCCAGTATTCGTTAGATGTTTTAGAATCAAAATCAAGCGAATTCAAGCATTATCACTACCTACATACCGAGAATACCAATCCTAGCAGTGAGCTGAGTCAATCACTGCTGTCAGAGATTGGGTCAAGTGGGACAATTCTTGCTTGGAATATGGGCTTTGAGCAAAAGTGCAATCAGACCTTGGCCAAACTTAGTCCAGATCACGAGCTAGATTTATTGAATCTAAACCCTAGATTTATTGATCTGATGCAACCATTTATGGAGGGTTGGTACATTGATAAAAGGTTTATGGGCAGTGCTTCGATCAAAAAGGTTTTGCCAGTTATTGTACCAGATCTCTCTTATCAGGAGCTTGAGATTAATCAAGGAGCTAGTGCCCAGAGAGTTTGGATGGAGACGGTACTTGAAGAAAAACATCAGGAAAAGCGAGAAGAGATATTTTCAGATCTAATCAAATATTGTAATCTTGATACATTTGCAATGGTTGAAATCTATCGATTTTTGGTTGATCTTGTAAAGGCTGAGAACAATACTAAGCTCAATCAAGACACGAAACCAGCCAGAAGTAGGTCTGCTACTATTCAAGGTAGTTTATTTTGAGCTTATCCTGATGAGTTTAGATTTTACCAAGGTAGACTCAGTTCAGAATATGGAGTTGATGATCAAAAGATGTATTATCCAATCACCTATTGACCCTGGCCAATATCAGATAAAGTACAGAAGATTTATTTTGATGTCAGATTTGTATCAAGATTTTCTTGCTCGGCTCAAGCAGAGATTGATTGAGCTAGACTACGGCAATCTCAGGGATAGGACTAGAAAGGTAGAGGTTTTGAGCTGCCAAGAAGCACTTAATCAGATAGATCACAAGGTCAAATCGAGCATTGATCAGGGAGCTAAAATTTTAATGGGGGGTCAAAGGATGATTGGATTTGATCAATATTATCTACCGACAATTCTATATGATGTTACTTCTGAGATGACTTGCTGGGATCAGGAGATTCTAGGTCCTGTGATGGTGGTAGCTAAAGGCTCTCTCTGATCCAATCAAGTAGCTTGAGATTATTCTTGTCGATCAGACTAGCTGTCAGGTTGGGTATTTTGTAGCTGTGGTTTTCAATTACGATTTGTTCTATTGCACCAAATCTATTACTTACAGAAAGCATCTCAAGTTTGATTTCTGGTTTATATTGAATCGAATCATTTATGTAATAGTAAGATTGTACGGTATATTTTTGGGCAGAAGCAATTAAGTCTTGCTCGAGTAGGAGCTTGATAATCTGGTTTGCTTGATTGTCATCACCACAAAGTAGGCGGATTAGGATAGGCTGCATAGGTGTATTATATCAGCAACATGCTTAATAAAAAAATTTCTGTTATAATTAATTCAATGGAAGGGGTAAATACTGAGATTAGCAATGTTCCATTGGAGCCACCTGTAAATCGACATGGATTTTTATTACCTGCTGTCATGAAAGAAGAGTACATCTTTGAGCATAGGCGTACCCGGTGTATTATGTGTATTGATGGATGTAGGCTTAATAGGCATCATCTGTATTGGCCAGAATTTAAAAAAAGAATAATAAGAAAACTTTGGTTGTTCGGGGAGAAACTATTCAAATTCCAGATTATAGAGGAGATGCATTGTATGGGTCTTTGAGGAGAGAGATGGATAATATAGTGACTGTTTGCGTACCCTGGCATAATAGTCTTCATAAATTTCAGCAACCACCAACCGAATTACCAGATAGGGACTCAATACGTACATTTCTTGAGCAGGCTCATTTTTTTAGAGAGGTAGAATCTAGATGTCGTATTTTAGATAGAACACCAGTGAGCCAGCGTGGGGTAATTAATGATGAAACTAAGGCTAAACTTAATCAAGAGTCTGATCTTATCACAGGTCTATTGGAAGATTTTCCAAATAATAATGAGATAGTAATCCCCCGGGAAGGCTATTGGTGTTCCAGGGTTGATGACGAAAAAGCTCCAGAGGTCTTTAATCCTGATAATTTACGAAATATGTTGTATGCAAGAGTTGATTCGACCAGTAGACTTATCAATATTTAGATAAAATATACGATCTTTAAGATAGATCTTTGTCCAGTAAAAATCTAGTATGATCTAATCCCCGAATTAATAGAAGATTGCAGCAGAGGGGATGACGTCTCTACGTCATATTCCAAAATCCCGCCAGGATTTATGGGATATTCGGTATTTTGCATCAAAAGACTATCCAGATGTTAGTAGAAGGGGATGACAAGACAAGAGGGTTGGAGGATGATGAAGAAAGAGCCCTTGATGCACAAAGCAGGACAAGATAAGTATGGCGTCTGGAGGTTAGGGCAGGAATACGTCATGGTAGGCTCCTTTCCTAATTATTTAATAGTAACTACAGTTTAGGACGCCTACCATTTATGTTGCAAAGGTGGTGGATGATTACGTAGGTATTGCAATATCTTATATAATATGATATTGTAAATACTGTGAAAGACAATCCAGAAAATGTAGAAAAAGATAACTGGTTAGATCAAAAGAGAGGTTATTTAAAAGCAAAAAATGAAGCTACACCTCATCTATTGCCTGAGGCAAGGTTATCTCAGGGATTTGGATCATTTTTATCACGCTTAGCTAGGGCTGGCCTAGAATCATTTTGTTATACAGCTGGAACAATTGGGCAAGAGTTTGATCAGATGAAGCCTATGGGGGTAGATCTCACAGAACCATCTCTGATGCTTTTATATATGGCAGAATCTATAGAAAGGCAACGTCAGATGGACCGTTTAGCAAGACATTATCCATATTTATATTCTTGGATGAAGCGAAAAGAAAAAGATGAAGGCATTGGAAAGCAGTTAGGCAGTCAAGTGAAATCTACAGGGACTTATAATGGATTATTGAATATCAAAAATGATAACCAAAAAGCATTAAGGGCTTTAGAACCAATTGCCTATGAGGAGCTTACAAAGCTACGAATTGGGCGGGGTTATTCATTGCTAGCACTGCCTACCGATAATATTGGTCAAGAATCTTTAGCCATACGTATCGGTGCTAAAATAGATTATATATTGGCAGTAATGGCACAAATGAAAGTAATACCTAGTTTTGAAAGATTGGTTTCTAGTTTTGGGTTAACCCATGATGCAGTTACGAGAATTTTAGAAGAATATGAGAATCATAATCCAAAAACTGGGAATTTTTACCTTCAGGATGCAATACGTAGGTGGGGTCAGTTGAGAGAAGGTGGCCCAACCATCAGTCCTGACAGGTTAGTACTCTATCCACCAGAAAGACGTATTAATTCCTAAGACTTATAGCCACTGATACTAGTTTACTGGTATCATATAGATATGAAAAACATAAGCTTCATCTCCTGGTGGTATGGACCGGGTTGGGAACAGTTGATCAAATATTGGCTTGGTAAGCTCCAATATTATCGTCAAGTATTTTCTTTGACATTGATTCTGCGCTCACTCTTCTCTCCATGGAAGCAAATGCGGGGTAGGGCGCGCAAAGGTATCCAGGGATTTTTCTATCAAGCTTTGGATAGCTTTATTTCAAGGTTTGTCGGATTGATGCTTAGGCTAGGATTATTGATATTCTCAGGGATTTGGTTCTTGATTCTGGGTATAGTGATGACCATTAGTATAATTAGTTGGCCAATTTTGATTATCTTGCTACCAACCAGTATCTATTTTTATCTGAAACGGTATAAGCCTTATTTAGATAATAAGCCCCTAACTCATCAACAGTGGGGTCGATTGGATCTATCTTTGACTAGAAGTCTAGCTAAAAAAATTGGCGAAGATACC from Candidatus Saccharibacteria bacterium includes these protein-coding regions:
- a CDS encoding DUF2779 domain-containing protein; translation: MAYIISKSDYMLWLKHPAWLWLKKHRPKSLPPIDQNTQALFDAGHLFEEYAEELFDNPIKLGFNSYHEYLSLPDRTKLALENPDKVILQGRIEVEQLTCIFDVLEPNNFGQYNLYEIKSSTQPKQEHYQDLAFQKQVLESKGIMIDKIFIIHLNSFFVRKREKIDPKKLTKVVEVTDQVAKLGQSTIDNIQLARQTINISEAPSLSPANASKQGLRDWLDIYKYLNPDLSEDSIYNLYGISLEQIQSAESSGVTKIKDLDPSKLIRSKQRQQYQASQQVDPVINLDKIKDFLEQIVFPLYFLDYETMGSIIPILNGTKPYQQIPFQYSLDVLESKSSEFKHYHYLHTENTNPSSELSQSLLSEIGSSGTILAWNMGFEQKCNQTLAKLSPDHELDLLNLNPRFIDLMQPFMEGWYIDKRFMGSASIKKVLPVIVPDLSYQELEINQGASAQRVWMETVLEEKHQEKREEIFSDLIKYCNLDTFAMVEIYRFLVDLVKAENNTKLNQDTKPARSRSATIQGSLF
- a CDS encoding divalent-cation tolerance protein CutA, with the translated sequence MQPILIRLLCGDDNQANQIIKLLLEQDLIASAQKYTVQSYYYINDSIQYKPEIKLEMLSVSNRFGAIEQIVIENHSYKIPNLTASLIDKNNLKLLDWIRESL
- a CDS encoding aldehyde dehydrogenase family protein; the protein is MSLDFTKVDSVQNMELMIKRCIIQSPIDPGQYQIKYRRFILMSDLYQDFLARLKQRLIELDYGNLRDRTRKVEVLSCQEALNQIDHKVKSSIDQGAKILMGGQRMIGFDQYYLPTILYDVTSEMTCWDQEILGPVMVVAKGSL